AGGAGCATTAGCGATCGGTGTGATTCTTACTAGCCTGATTAAAGGATATCGCGGCAACTTGATGAGCGTACTGTTCGGTGATATCCTCGCGATTGATGCCACAGACTTGATTTTGACGCTGCTGATACTTGTGGGAAGCAGTATTTTCTTAATATCAACTCTCAGACAGCAAATTTTGTTGACGCTTAACCCGGATGTAGCACAAGTTCAAGGTATTCCTGTGCAATTGTATCGCTACGGGTTTGTGGTATTGCTATCACTAGCCGTTGCTGTAGCGATTAAAGCTGTTGGCGTTTTGTTAGTTAACGCGTTTTTAGTCATTCCTGCTTCCACAGCTAAACTGATGAGTCACCACTTTAGCCACTTTTTGGTCATCTCGGTGATTGTTGGTTCTGCTAGCAGCATCGTCGGCATTATTGTATCTGGTCTTTTCAACCTTGCCTCTGGCCCAAGTATCGTTCTTGTCCAGTTTCTACTATTTGTAGCTGTTTTTACTTGGGTCAAGTTGCAGATGAAAGCCGCATAAAATTTTTGCTTTTACCTCTTGTCAAATCATTATAAGTTTGCTACATTAAGTAATCGTGGCAAAGAAAAATATCCCCGCCGGGATAGCTCAGTTGGTAGAGCAGAGGACTGAAAATCCTCGTGTCACCGGTTCAAGTCCGGTTCCTGGCATTAGCTAAAAAAGTCTATTAAAGATAAAGTTTCTTTACTAAATGTTGTGGTTTTAGGAAACTAACCTTGAACCTCGATTTCATGTAATCATGAACAATAGAGAAGGCGATCGCTTATCCCTAACTCTTTTATCCTGAGCGATTTCACAGACTGAAGCGTAGTTTTTAAGTATTTAGAATTGCGGTGAGATTCAAGACAAATCCAGGTAACACATCTTCACCTGAAAGCATCGGTGGTTTGTCAATAGAGAAATTTAAAGTTTCTACATCAGTAAAACCGCGATAGATTTCAACTAGGGGTGTTAAAGGGTCAATCAGCCAGCCTAAGCGAGTGCCGTTATCCTGATATTCCCGCATTTTTGAGCGCAATTTGGCTAGAGAATCACTTTCAGAACGAAGTTCAATTACAAAATCTGGACACAATGGAGGGAAGCGCCGCCTTTGTTCAGGGGTTAATGCTTCCCAGCGTTCTAGTATTACCCAGGAAGCATCAGGAGAACGGTAAGCACCATTAGGCAACCGAAACTCAGTTGAAGAGTCAAAAACCTTTCCTAGCTTTGTTTCGCGATTCCACAAGTTCAAATCCGTTGTTAAATCAGCATTTCTAATGCCGCTTTCGCCGCCAGTTGGGGGCATAATTATTAATTCTCCTTCAGCAGTTAGTTCCAACCGCCATTCTTCATTGGCTACGCAGAGTTGATAAAACTGCTCATCCGTCAGACCTACGGCTGGGGGTACATTCAAGGTGAAAGCTTCCATAGGTGTTTTGCCAATAGTCTTAATTTTATTATGAGCTAGGCTGCTAGTTTGTGCTTTGGGGCGATCGCAGATTCATATCCAATCAGGACTTACGCAACAGTAACGTAATTTCGTCATTGTGACTGTAGGGAAGCGCTCACAGATTCGTATCCAATATTAATTAGAGTCAGACGACTGTTCAGCTTTATTGCTTACCAAGCCATCCGACTCAGTTTGATTTTTGGATGAAGTCGCCCCCATCACTGGAACAGGTCTGGACTCCCCTTCATACACTCGGCAAATTCCCATCTGCCAATTCTGACCGAGAGGAGTACTCGCCACGGCACACACAACCCGAAAACCGATGTTGTTGTTCCTATTGTCCGGCGCGTTCCTATTGCGATAAGCAGAACGGCAATTTCTAGGATTGTTGTTCCACGAACCACCGCGCAGCAGCCGAAAGTGCCTGCCCCATCTTCAGTTTCTCGAAAAAACAAGAGAACTGAATATCTTTTGACGTAATTGCCAAGTATCACCGTGATCTAGATGGGCGCACCAACTTTGCAGCGAATGGCACACCTGCTCAAATTCGAGTTTACCTTGGGCATAGTCCGCCTGCATTTGTCGCAACTTACGCCTAGAACGACGCAGATTTTCTGTGCGAATGCGAATGCAATCAGGCAATACACGAAACCCAACAAAATTGGCTCCATGACGAGTTTCAAAAAGTTGACTTTTGATGGGATGGATCTTCAACCTTAAGGTTATCAAGTATTCTTCTATGGCTAATCTGGCTGTTTGCAAAAATTGATGATCGTTAGAGAACAGCGCAAAATCATCAACATAGCGCAGATATTTACCTACTTTGAGTTGCTCTTTAACAAAATGATCTAGGCTATTAAGATATATATTGGCAAAAAATTGGCTAGTAAGATTGCCAATTGGCAAACCGCGCCTCCGTTCTAATGGTGTTAGTAAATTATCATCAGGAAAGTAATTTAATACTGGCTCTTGCTGATTACTACCATCAATAATAGTATCAATTAACCAAAGTGTATCTAAACATTTAATTTTGCGACGTAAAAGATTTTTTAAAATAGTGTGGTCGATACTAGGAAAATATTTTTGAATATCACACTGAAGAACGTGAGTATGAGAACGGGCAAATTCAGTAAAGCGATGTAAAGCCCGATGACTGCCAAAACCAACTCGATTAGCATAAGAATCGCTAATAAAAGTACGCTCAAAAATTGGAACAATTACATTACAAAGAGCATGATGTATAACTCTATCTCTGTAGGGCGCAGCCGAAATTAAACGGGGTTTTGGCTCTTTAATTT
This region of Nostoc sp. UHCC 0302 genomic DNA includes:
- a CDS encoding metal ABC transporter permease; this translates as MDLLNDYQSIWLAITNSQDLFQLLQFPFMQRAIAGAVLMGILGGMLGSFVTLRQLSFFSHAVGHAALVGVALGVLLQVNPTGMLLPFTLVFGVIVLYFIDKTDLGSDSVLSIVLSGALAIGVILTSLIKGYRGNLMSVLFGDILAIDATDLILTLLILVGSSIFLISTLRQQILLTLNPDVAQVQGIPVQLYRYGFVVLLSLAVAVAIKAVGVLLVNAFLVIPASTAKLMSHHFSHFLVISVIVGSASSIVGIIVSGLFNLASGPSIVLVQFLLFVAVFTWVKLQMKAA
- a CDS encoding RNA-directed DNA polymerase translates to MKRYGNLWNQITDFANLLQAAKQAQQGKRFRENILAFNYKLEQELIQLQTELKLKTYCPGQYKTFEIKEPKPRLISAAPYRDRVIHHALCNVIVPIFERTFISDSYANRVGFGSHRALHRFTEFARSHTHVLQCDIQKYFPSIDHTILKNLLRRKIKCLDTLWLIDTIIDGSNQQEPVLNYFPDDNLLTPLERRRGLPIGNLTSQFFANIYLNSLDHFVKEQLKVGKYLRYVDDFALFSNDHQFLQTARLAIEEYLITLRLKIHPIKSQLFETRHGANFVGFRVLPDCIRIRTENLRRSRRKLRQMQADYAQGKLEFEQVCHSLQSWCAHLDHGDTWQLRQKIFSSLVFSRN
- a CDS encoding Uma2 family endonuclease, yielding MEAFTLNVPPAVGLTDEQFYQLCVANEEWRLELTAEGELIIMPPTGGESGIRNADLTTDLNLWNRETKLGKVFDSSTEFRLPNGAYRSPDASWVILERWEALTPEQRRRFPPLCPDFVIELRSESDSLAKLRSKMREYQDNGTRLGWLIDPLTPLVEIYRGFTDVETLNFSIDKPPMLSGEDVLPGFVLNLTAILNT